CAGAGCATCAGTCACTCTGTCTTTTTTCTCATTCACTTCCACGTCGCTCGTTCCACCAACCTATAACAAGGCAGATAAACTGATCGTACCTCACTGTGTGGCAGCTAAATAGACAAAAAAACACTTGAGCCTGCCTCCTTACCTTGAGTACAGCCACTCCGTCAGAGAGCTTGGCCAGGCGCTCGTTGAGTTTCTCCTTCTCATAGTCGCTGGTGGTGTTCTCTAGCTGCTCGACGATCTCGGCAGCACGCTTCTCAACGGCAGCTGGGTCGCCACGGCCCTTCAGCAGCATGGTGTCATCCTTGGTCACGACCACCTCGCCCACACGGCCGAAGTCGTGCACCTGTATATCCTCGATAGCGAGACCGACAGCCTCGTCGCCAAACAcctgaatgaacacaaaggCAAATATGGTAACTGTGCACAGTTGTATCTAGAAGACATGAAGATTAAGTCTTGGATTAAAACACATACAGCTCCTCCAGTTGCAATTGCCATGTCTTTCAGCTGGTTCTTCCTGTTGTCTCCGAAGCCTGGGGCCTTTACTGCAACAACCTGCAGTCCAACTTTCAACCTGGAGGAGTTAAATACATGTTACAGCCGGATTCTTATAATTAACACGACAGTTTTAGGAACAGGGATAGGAATTAAAGTGGTATTTAGTAACAAGATTTTAAATAGACAAACCTGTTGAGGACAAGTGTGCTAAGGGCCTCTCCATCAACATCCTCAGCCACAATGACCAGTGGTTTACGGTGCTGGTTGGCAATCTCCAGGGCTGGCACGATGCTCTGGACGCTGGAGATTTTCTTCTCACTCAGAAGCACGTAGGCATCCTGGAACTCGCACTTCTGACCTGAAGAGATCAAACAGTAGATACCGAGTGAAGGAGAGTTTTTATATCAGATGTGTTTCATCAAGGACTGAACCCTGTATATTCTGACCTTTAGCTGTGTTGATAAAGTAGGGTGAAATGTATCCACGGTCAAACTTCATGCCTTCAATGATCTCCAGCTCATCATGCAGAGTTTTGCCATCCTGGATGACAGAAAAATCAAGAGTCAGGAAAAATGTTCAACACAAAAGTACTGATCTAAACTTAAACTAAAGTTAATAGTAACTTAAATTTAacctttataatttttattccatgtttctatacttctgtaaagctgctttcaggcaatgtccattgtttaaaaacactatacaaatgaattgaattgaacatgcTGGGAAATGTGTACCTTTACAGTGATCACTCCTTTACGTCCCACCTTCTTCATAGCGTTGGAGATGATTGCACCGACTTCATTGTCTCCGTTGGCAGAAATAGTGGCCACCTATGAGCATGAAGGATTAATACTTTACAATCCACTGGCTAAATTAATGATTCTCTCACTCTGGACAGAACAGACTCCCTTCTGTTAATGATGTTATACATTCAAACTCTTACCTGAGCGATTTCCTCGGGTGTAGTGACTGGTTTGGAGAGCTTCTTGAGCTCGTTGATGATCGTTTCTACAGCGAGCATGACTCCTCTGCGGATCTCTACGGGGTTGGCACCTTTGCTGATGGTGTCGAAGCCCTCTTTGGCAATGGCCCGTGCCAGtacggtggcggtggtggtgccGTCACCCGCCTCCTCGTTTGTGTTATTAGCCACATCCTGCACCAGCTTGGCGCCGATGTTTTTGTACTTGTCTTTAAGGTCAATGCTTTTGGCAACCGTGACTCCATCTTTGGTGACCTTTGGGCTGCCCCAGCTCTGCTCAATGATAACTGTGCGACCCTGATGAATGATGAAAACATTAGAACATATacctgaagatttttttttccccccaacaaGCTATTCTGGAAACAGATCAACTGTATGAAAAGGAAGTACAATAAAGTCTACCCAGTCAATATTTTTGTACCATATTATACAACATTGTTTGAATACTCTACAATTAATTCTGACCGGTATTAAACAGTACTATACAATCAtgttaatgatttattataaaa
This DNA window, taken from Hemibagrus wyckioides isolate EC202008001 linkage group LG06, SWU_Hwy_1.0, whole genome shotgun sequence, encodes the following:
- the hspd1 gene encoding 60 kDa heat shock protein, mitochondrial; translated protein: MLRLPSVMRQMRPVCRALAPHLTRAYAKDVKFGADARALMLQGVDLLADAVAVTMGPKGRTVIIEQSWGSPKVTKDGVTVAKSIDLKDKYKNIGAKLVQDVANNTNEEAGDGTTTATVLARAIAKEGFDTISKGANPVEIRRGVMLAVETIINELKKLSKPVTTPEEIAQVATISANGDNEVGAIISNAMKKVGRKGVITVKDGKTLHDELEIIEGMKFDRGYISPYFINTAKGQKCEFQDAYVLLSEKKISSVQSIVPALEIANQHRKPLVIVAEDVDGEALSTLVLNRLKVGLQVVAVKAPGFGDNRKNQLKDMAIATGGAVFGDEAVGLAIEDIQVHDFGRVGEVVVTKDDTMLLKGRGDPAAVEKRAAEIVEQLENTTSDYEKEKLNERLAKLSDGVAVLKVGGTSDVEVNEKKDRVTDALNATRAAVEEGIVPGGGCALLRCIPALDTIKPINEDQKIGIDIIRRALRIPAMTIAKNAGVEGSLVVEKILQSSPETGYDALHGEYVNMVERGIIDPTKVVRTALLDAAGVASLLSTAEAVVTELPKEEKEMPGGMGGMGGMGGMGGMGF